In Alteromonas sp. V450, the following proteins share a genomic window:
- the prfA gene encoding peptide chain release factor 1 has translation MKESVVRKLEHLVERFEEVQALLGDPEVIGDQDKFRNLSKEFSQLEDVVAGFNAYQQAQENLASAQEMLNEDDADMREMAQEEMKEAKGEIERLETELQVLLLPKDPNDDNNCFLEIRAGAGGDEAAIFAGDLFRMYSRYAESRGWRVELVNANEGEHGGYKEVIANVSGDGVYGVLKFESGGHRVQRVPETESQGRIHTSACTVAVLPEIPESEAIEINPAELRVDTFRASGAGGQHVNKTDSAIRITHLPTGLVVECQDERSQHKNRAKAMSVLQARLNQIEEEKRAAEEASTRKSLVGSGDRSERIRTYNFPQGRVTDHRINLTIYRLDEVIEGDLKQLVDPILQEHQADLLASLSDE, from the coding sequence ATGAAAGAGTCGGTAGTGAGGAAACTCGAGCATCTCGTCGAGCGTTTCGAGGAAGTTCAGGCATTGCTAGGCGATCCTGAAGTTATCGGCGACCAAGACAAATTTCGCAACTTGTCTAAAGAGTTTAGTCAGCTTGAAGACGTGGTAGCAGGGTTTAACGCGTATCAGCAGGCTCAAGAAAACCTTGCGTCTGCGCAAGAGATGTTGAACGAAGACGATGCCGATATGCGTGAAATGGCGCAGGAAGAAATGAAAGAGGCCAAGGGCGAAATTGAACGTCTTGAAACAGAGCTTCAGGTTCTACTCCTCCCTAAAGATCCTAACGACGACAACAACTGCTTTTTGGAAATTCGCGCAGGCGCGGGTGGTGATGAAGCCGCAATATTTGCCGGTGATTTGTTCCGCATGTACAGCCGATATGCTGAAAGCCGTGGATGGCGTGTAGAATTGGTTAATGCCAATGAAGGTGAACATGGCGGTTACAAAGAGGTGATTGCTAATGTAAGTGGCGATGGTGTTTATGGCGTATTGAAGTTCGAATCGGGCGGACATCGCGTTCAGCGAGTACCTGAAACCGAGTCACAAGGTCGTATCCACACTTCGGCGTGTACCGTAGCCGTGCTGCCTGAGATCCCTGAGTCAGAGGCAATCGAAATAAACCCTGCAGAGCTTCGTGTTGATACTTTCCGTGCGTCAGGTGCTGGTGGTCAGCACGTTAACAAAACCGATTCTGCTATCCGTATTACTCACTTGCCAACGGGTTTAGTAGTGGAATGTCAAGATGAGCGCTCTCAACACAAAAACCGCGCAAAAGCGATGTCAGTTTTACAAGCGCGCTTGAACCAGATTGAAGAAGAAAAGCGTGCGGCAGAAGAGGCATCAACGCGTAAAAGTCTGGTGGGTAGTGGTGATCGTTCTGAGCGAATTCGCACCTACAATTTCCCTCAAGGGCGCGTGACGGACCATCGAATCAATCTAACTATTTATCGTTTAGATGAGGTGATCGAGGGGGATTTGAAACAACTGGTAGATCCTATCTTACAAGAGCACCAGGCTGATTTGCTAGCATCACTCTCTGATGAATAA
- the prmC gene encoding peptide chain release factor N(5)-glutamine methyltransferase, translated as MRIDEALLWATQQLEGGESPSVDAKVLLAHIINKSQTYLFTWPDKLLNSNEINEFELAVARRKQGEPVAYIIGKRDFWTLTLFTSPHTLIPRPDTEVLVEQVLACVSSEKDKPLTICDLGTGTGAIALALASELPKSRVVGVDFLQEAVELAERNAAHNKIKNVQFFQSDWFAQLQGNVFDVLVSNPPYIDEASPYLHQGDVRYEPKSALTSAESGLNDICHIATHAKNYLTPKGLLAFEHGFDQAKRVRELMKALGFEGVKTVQDYSGIDRVTLGFMPAC; from the coding sequence ATGCGTATAGACGAAGCGCTATTATGGGCAACGCAACAACTAGAGGGTGGTGAGTCGCCCTCTGTTGACGCCAAAGTGTTGTTAGCGCACATCATAAATAAATCGCAGACCTACCTTTTTACCTGGCCAGATAAGTTGCTCAATTCCAATGAGATTAATGAGTTTGAGCTAGCGGTTGCAAGACGGAAACAAGGTGAGCCAGTCGCCTATATCATCGGAAAGCGAGATTTTTGGACATTAACGCTGTTCACTTCACCGCATACATTAATTCCACGCCCCGACACGGAAGTACTAGTTGAGCAAGTGCTGGCATGTGTGAGTAGTGAAAAAGACAAACCACTTACCATATGCGACCTAGGTACAGGCACTGGCGCTATTGCCCTAGCTTTGGCAAGTGAACTACCTAAATCTCGGGTAGTTGGCGTTGACTTTCTGCAAGAAGCCGTGGAACTAGCAGAGCGCAACGCAGCACATAACAAAATAAAAAACGTGCAATTTTTTCAAAGTGATTGGTTTGCACAGTTGCAAGGAAACGTGTTCGATGTCCTCGTTTCAAACCCCCCCTATATAGATGAGGCAAGCCCATATCTTCATCAAGGAGACGTGCGCTACGAACCGAAATCAGCGTTAACCTCGGCTGAAAGCGGTCTTAACGACATTTGCCATATTGCAACTCATGCTAAAAACTATCTTACGCCAAAAGGTTTACTCGCCTTCGAACACGGATTTGACCAAGCGAAGCGTGTTCGCGAATTAATGAAAGCGTTGGGATTTGAAGGCGTGAAAACAGTGCAAGACTATTCGGGGATAGACAGAGTAACGCTTGGGTTTATGCCCGCTTGCTAA
- a CDS encoding response regulator — protein sequence MNDDFLFADDDVETELEDLGSWKVLIVDDEPEVHAVTKLALSDFALNGKTLQFLSAYSGEEANALFRTHSDIAVVLLDVVMETDDAGLKVAEYIRNELDNHFTRIILRTGQPGQAPEKDVIINYDINDYKSKTELTAQKLFTVMIAALRSYRDIIVIEENRRGLEKIIDASVDLFSSRSLEKFMQGIIQQLASILGCSKDAAYITTAVATTARTLKASADAPDQDELYVFAGNGEYASKEGQALRNAITEKEYALCVEAMREKQIVYAEDHVVAYCNSKTHDGALLYLSGLPRKVGANDRHLIKRFSDSVQLAFDNVLKSVEIEATQKEIIERLGRALEHETNESNHIKRMVEMCALLAEKVGLREHEIEQLRLAVPLHDIGTSIVPKSILYKTGPLDDDEIFSIRRHAEFGYQILKDSSRPTIQLAATLAKQHHERWDGAGYPDGIGGRNIKIESRIATLIDVFDALLNERPYKPAWSADKVEALLSKESGKHFDPLLVEALLSALPEFLAIQARFPNG from the coding sequence ATGAACGATGACTTTTTATTTGCCGACGATGATGTTGAGACTGAACTAGAGGATTTGGGAAGTTGGAAAGTACTCATTGTTGATGATGAGCCAGAGGTTCATGCGGTTACTAAGCTTGCGCTTAGCGACTTTGCCTTAAACGGTAAAACATTACAGTTTTTGAGCGCGTATAGTGGTGAAGAAGCAAACGCCTTGTTTAGAACACACAGTGACATAGCCGTTGTGCTGCTTGACGTTGTTATGGAAACGGACGACGCTGGATTAAAAGTGGCGGAGTATATCCGCAATGAATTAGACAATCATTTTACTCGCATTATTTTAAGAACGGGTCAACCAGGGCAGGCACCTGAAAAAGATGTCATCATTAACTATGACATTAATGACTATAAATCAAAAACAGAGTTAACTGCGCAGAAGCTTTTTACCGTGATGATTGCGGCGTTGCGTTCCTACCGCGATATTATCGTGATAGAAGAAAACCGCAGGGGGCTAGAAAAAATTATCGATGCATCGGTGGACCTGTTTTCTTCTCGTTCACTTGAAAAATTCATGCAGGGCATCATTCAGCAGCTAGCGTCAATTCTGGGGTGCTCGAAAGATGCGGCTTATATTACTACCGCAGTGGCTACAACTGCCAGAACGCTTAAAGCTTCAGCTGATGCGCCAGACCAAGATGAGCTGTATGTATTTGCTGGAAATGGGGAATATGCTTCTAAAGAAGGGCAGGCGCTTCGCAACGCAATAACTGAAAAAGAATACGCCCTTTGTGTTGAGGCAATGCGTGAAAAGCAGATTGTTTATGCTGAAGATCATGTAGTAGCCTACTGCAACAGCAAAACCCACGATGGTGCATTGCTTTACTTGTCCGGCTTGCCACGTAAGGTGGGAGCCAATGATAGACATTTAATAAAGCGTTTCTCCGACAGCGTTCAGTTGGCATTTGATAACGTCCTTAAATCTGTAGAGATTGAAGCCACACAAAAAGAAATTATTGAACGATTAGGTAGAGCATTAGAACATGAAACCAACGAGTCAAATCATATAAAACGTATGGTAGAAATGTGTGCGCTACTTGCTGAGAAAGTTGGCTTGCGTGAACACGAAATAGAACAGCTTAGACTTGCTGTCCCGTTGCATGATATAGGCACATCTATTGTTCCCAAATCGATACTTTATAAGACTGGACCGCTTGACGACGATGAAATATTTTCAATTCGCCGTCATGCAGAATTTGGGTATCAAATTCTCAAAGACTCAAGCAGACCTACCATACAGCTTGCCGCAACGCTAGCCAAACAGCACCATGAAAGATGGGACGGAGCTGGCTATCCCGACGGTATAGGTGGGCGCAATATTAAAATTGAAAGCCGAATTGCTACCCTTATTGACGTATTTGATGCACTGCTTAACGAAAGGCCATATAAACCGGCGTGGAGCGCTGATAAAGTTGAAGCCTTGCTATCAAAAGAAAGCGGCAAGCATTTCGACCCGTTATTGGTAGAGGCGCTATTAAGTGCTCTGCCTGAATTTTTAGCAATTCAGGCGCGTTTTCCTAACGGATAA
- a CDS encoding SirB2 family protein, whose amino-acid sequence MYMMAKHLHLTAVALSILFFIFRFIWSQFDETVLAKKWVKILPHIIDTVLLASAIWLCFILSQYPFVNAWLTFKVLGVVLYIGFGLFALKKAKTKIGRWTHFVAAIVVLMATAMVAVTKQPLF is encoded by the coding sequence ATGTACATGATGGCAAAACATCTTCACTTAACTGCGGTTGCTTTAAGTATTTTATTTTTTATTTTTCGGTTCATCTGGAGCCAATTTGATGAGACGGTGCTTGCGAAAAAGTGGGTAAAGATTTTACCTCATATAATCGATACGGTTTTACTCGCAAGCGCCATCTGGTTGTGTTTCATCCTTTCGCAATACCCTTTTGTCAACGCATGGCTTACGTTCAAGGTATTGGGTGTTGTACTTTATATCGGATTTGGGCTTTTCGCCCTGAAAAAAGCGAAAACCAAAATAGGTCGCTGGACTCATTTTGTGGCCGCTATTGTAGTGTTGATGGCCACGGCAATGGTTGCCGTGACTAAGCAGCCTCTTTTTTAA
- the kdsA gene encoding 3-deoxy-8-phosphooctulonate synthase, whose protein sequence is MSESQQIIRVGDVEVANHLPFVLFGGMNVLESRDLAMRIAEHYVEVTKKLNIPYVFKASFDKANRSSVTSYRGPGMEEGLRIFEEIKSTFNVPLITDVHEPHQAAPVAEVVDVIQLPAFLARQTDLVVAMAKTGSVINVKKPQFLAPHEMRHIIGKLGEAGNDKVILCERGSCFGYNNLVVDMLGMDAMKEYAPVIFDATHALQMPGGRATSADGRRAQAAQLARSGMALGLAGLFIEAHPNPDEALCDGPCALPLAKLEPYLQQMKALDELVKGFDALDTSNT, encoded by the coding sequence ATGTCTGAATCTCAACAGATTATCCGCGTTGGCGACGTAGAAGTTGCTAACCATTTACCATTTGTGCTGTTTGGCGGAATGAACGTGCTAGAGTCACGAGACTTGGCAATGAGGATTGCAGAGCACTATGTTGAAGTTACGAAAAAACTCAATATTCCTTATGTGTTTAAAGCATCATTTGATAAAGCGAACCGTTCATCAGTGACTTCTTACCGTGGGCCTGGCATGGAAGAAGGCTTACGCATTTTTGAAGAGATAAAGTCGACGTTTAACGTTCCGCTCATCACGGATGTGCACGAGCCGCATCAAGCAGCACCCGTGGCAGAAGTGGTTGATGTTATTCAGTTACCTGCCTTTTTAGCACGCCAGACTGACCTTGTGGTTGCCATGGCGAAAACAGGTAGCGTAATTAATGTTAAAAAGCCACAGTTTTTAGCGCCCCATGAAATGCGCCATATTATTGGAAAGCTAGGTGAAGCGGGTAATGATAAGGTGATCCTGTGCGAGCGCGGCAGTTGCTTTGGCTACAACAACTTAGTTGTAGATATGCTGGGTATGGACGCGATGAAAGAATACGCCCCGGTGATATTCGATGCAACGCACGCACTTCAGATGCCTGGTGGTCGTGCTACGTCTGCCGATGGTCGCCGTGCTCAAGCGGCACAGCTAGCAAGAAGCGGTATGGCGTTAGGTTTAGCGGGCTTGTTCATTGAAGCTCACCCAAATCCTGATGAGGCACTATGTGACGGGCCTTGCGCACTGCCTTTGGCGAAATTAGAGCCTTATTTGCAGCAGATGAAAGCGTTAGACGAGTTAGTGAAAGGTTTTGACGCGTTAGATACTAGCAATACCTAA
- a CDS encoding transcriptional regulator GcvA encodes MHRRLPPLNALKSFEAAARHLSFTKAADELFVTQAAVSHQIKALEDFLSMKLFLRRNRTLLLTEEGQAYFLELKDIFKNLQDATERLLAKGSKGAITVAMPPSFASQWLVPRIHKFSLAHPDIDVRIKAVDFDEGFLEDDVDVAIYYGKGRWAGLQADQLHREFLTPLCSPMLFQGPKPLSSLSDLRHHVLLHDLSRTAWKNWLKHVGVVGVNVNQGPVFSHSMLVLQAAALGQGIALGNTVLARPEIEAGRLVMPFEERVESRDAFYLVCEESQAELGKIAAFRDWILALVEAEQEDLL; translated from the coding sequence ATGCACCGACGTTTACCCCCTCTTAATGCCCTCAAATCGTTTGAAGCGGCTGCTCGCCATTTGAGCTTTACTAAAGCGGCTGACGAACTGTTTGTTACACAAGCTGCGGTGAGCCATCAAATTAAAGCACTAGAAGATTTCTTATCGATGAAGTTATTTCTTCGTAGAAATAGAACCTTGCTTCTTACCGAAGAAGGACAGGCATATTTCTTAGAGTTAAAGGACATCTTCAAAAATTTACAAGACGCGACAGAAAGGCTACTTGCGAAGGGAAGTAAAGGTGCTATCACGGTAGCTATGCCACCCAGCTTTGCAAGCCAGTGGTTGGTGCCCCGCATTCATAAATTTAGTTTGGCGCACCCAGACATTGACGTACGCATAAAAGCTGTAGATTTCGACGAAGGCTTTTTAGAAGACGATGTAGATGTTGCAATATATTACGGCAAAGGTCGTTGGGCGGGCCTGCAGGCTGACCAGCTTCACAGAGAGTTTCTAACACCGCTGTGTTCTCCAATGCTTTTTCAAGGCCCTAAACCTCTATCTAGCCTTTCTGATTTGCGGCACCACGTGTTGCTTCATGACTTAAGCCGTACCGCATGGAAAAACTGGTTGAAGCACGTAGGTGTGGTTGGCGTAAACGTTAATCAAGGACCGGTTTTCAGTCATTCCATGCTCGTTTTGCAGGCAGCGGCACTTGGTCAAGGTATCGCGTTGGGTAACACGGTACTTGCCAGGCCAGAAATTGAGGCGGGTAGGCTGGTCATGCCGTTTGAAGAACGCGTAGAGAGCCGTGATGCGTTTTATTTGGTGTGTGAAGAATCACAGGCTGAGTTAGGTAAAATAGCTGCATTTAGAGACTGGATCTTAGCGCTGGTTGAAGCAGAACAAGAGGACTTGCTGTAA